Proteins encoded together in one Porites lutea chromosome 2, jaPorLute2.1, whole genome shotgun sequence window:
- the LOC140927067 gene encoding uncharacterized protein: MEWTEDHDLCLSQEILSLEPFKAKKGRIARGNIWDQIANNLNSLEIPRFRVSKRSVRERYTLLIEKLKKKLKEEEKASGIETSMSDVEKALEEIMEKESDAENTVESNKKKADHAKAVEMRKRAMESIRSTQKRKGGDEVEDEENAQAKPKITRRSGGETIAYLREKNDMAQKWKAEELELQKQRLEVESKQQDESRKQHQEMMQMMAQQVRQQQNQMQQFQQVFAAMQQQQSQIILKLLEKQN, translated from the coding sequence ATGGAGTGGACGGAAGACCATGACCTCTGTCTATCTCAAGAAATTTTATCCCTAGAACCTTTTAAAGCGAAAAAGGGAAGAATTGCGAGAGGAAACATTTGGGACCAGATTGCCAATAATCTTAACTCCTTGGAAATTCCAAGGTTTAGAGTTTCAAAGCGTTCAGTGAGAGAGCGGTACACACTTCTCATtgaaaagttaaagaaaaagttaaaagaagAGGAGAAAGCAAGCGGCATTGAGACCAGCATGAGTGATGTCGAAAAAGCTTTGGAAGAAATAATGGAAAAGGAAAGTGATGCTGAAAACACAGTTGAAAGCAACAAGAAGAAAGCAGACCATGCTAAAGCTGTGGAGATGCGGAAGAGAGCAATGGAGAGCATTCGCTCAACACAGAAAAGAAAGGGGGGTGATGAAGTCGAGGATGAAGAGAATGCTCAAGCAAAGCCAAAGATCACAAGGAGGAGTGGTGGAGAAACAATTGCATATTTACGCGAGAAAAATGATATGGCTCAGAAATGGAAAGCTGAAGAGCTGGAATTACAAAAGCAGCGCCTGGAAGTTGAAAGTAAACAGCAAGACGAGTCCCGAAAGCAACATCAAGAAATGATGCAAATGATGGCCCAGCAAGTCAGGCAGCAACAGAATCAAATGCAGCAGTTTCAGCAGGTGTTTGCTGCTATGCAACAACAGCAGTCACAAATCATTTTAAAGcttttagaaaaacaaaactaa